One Archangium violaceum genomic window, CCAGGCCCGGAGCGTCCCCCTCCCAACCTTCACGGCGAGGCCCCCCGCGAGAATCCGAGGCGCTGGGCGGTTTCGGCTCGCAGGTCGGTGAACGGGAGGTCCCAACGGCGCTCACCCTCGAAGAGCCAGGCCTTGACGGGGATGAGGTCCGCCTGGGCGAGCACCCGGTGCAGGTGCTCTTCCTCGCGAGGCTCGCGGCGGAAGGTGAAGGGGTTGCGGAAGTCCTTGCCCTCGAGCCGCCCGTACCTGGCGTCGTCCCTGGAGATGAGCTCGGTGAGTGTCTGGAGCCGTCCTTCGAGGTAGTCGAAGAACGCCACGTCGAAGGGCCCGATGCCCGCGCGCGTCTGGGGTTCGCTCGCCACCCAGCGGGCCCAGTCGTAGCCGTACAGGAAGTCGTGGGCGTAGCGGAAGCGCAGCTCCGACTTGTTGCCGAAGCCCCGGCACAGGCCCATCACCCGGTGGGCGAAGCTGGAGATCTCCCGCGGCCCGCCAGCGTGCCACATCCGCCAGGCCAGGTGGTCGAGGTCCCAGAAGATGTTGTCCGGGAAGTCGTCCGCGAGGGCCCGTACCACATCACCCAGGCTCCAGGCGAAGGCTCTCGCCCGCTCCACTTCGGAGCAGCCCTCCAGCAGGCGCGTGGCCAGCTCCACGGGAAGGAGCGCTCGGGGCCGGCTGGCATCGAGCGAGGCGCACGGCCCGAGCAGGGGCGTCAGCGACTCGAGCCTGGCGAGGACGTCATCCAGAAGCCCGCTCACTTCCGCCCTCCCAGACCCACGGCGAGCACGAGCGCCGACAGCGTGAACGTTCCCCACCAGATGGCGCGGTGCAACTCCGACGCTCCCATGGACAGGCGGCCGGCGGTGGCCGCTCCCACGGCCTGTCCGAACAGCGCGGGGACGAACACCTTCGGCCAGCTCGTTGGCTCGAGTGCATACCACCACCGCGCCGTGGGCCTCATCGATTCGATTCGCACTACAGTTGGGCCTCCTGTGCCGGGTCTCCTTCCGCGCCGAGCACCACCGCGATGGGCTCCAGCATGGGGATTCGCGCACAGACCATCAAGACGGTCGAGGTGATGGGGACCGCGAGCAGTGCCCCCACGGGGCCCCAGATCCATCCCCACACGCTGACCGCCAGGAGGAT contains:
- a CDS encoding ferrochelatase, whose protein sequence is MSGLLDDVLARLESLTPLLGPCASLDASRPRALLPVELATRLLEGCSEVERARAFAWSLGDVVRALADDFPDNIFWDLDHLAWRMWHAGGPREISSFAHRVMGLCRGFGNKSELRFRYAHDFLYGYDWARWVASEPQTRAGIGPFDVAFFDYLEGRLQTLTELISRDDARYGRLEGKDFRNPFTFRREPREEEHLHRVLAQADLIPVKAWLFEGERRWDLPFTDLRAETAQRLGFSRGASP